The DNA region CTTCCTCCATACCAAATCATTACTAAAAGAGTTATATTTGAAAATGGTCTTTCTGGAATAATTTATGCAGATGAACAAGAAAACATTAAAAAAGGTGAAAAAAACAAATATTTCATTGATATTGGTGCAAAAAGTGAAGATGAAGCAAAAAAAATGATAAAGATAGGTGATATGGGAGCTATATATACCCCTTATATAATTCAGAATAACAATATTTTTTCAAGCTGGCTTGATGATAGAATAGGTTGTTTTGTTTTACTTGAAATTATGGAAAACCTAAAAAATCCTTTACACGATATATATTTTGTTTTCTCTTCACAAGAAGAGGTTGGTTTAAGAGGTGCCAGAACTTCAGCATTTAAAATTGAACCTGATATAGGCTTAGCTTTTGATGTAACTGGAGCTGATGATCTTATAAAAAAACATAATTTTTATAATTCAAAACTAGGAGAAGGTGCTGCAATTAAAATAATGGACAACTCAGTTATATCAAATAAAAAACTTGTTAATCTTTTGGAAAAATTAGCAATTGAAAACAAAATTAAATATCAAATGGACATACTCATGGGTGGTGGAACTGATGCTGGTGTAATACAATTAACAAAATCTGGTGTTATAACAGGAGGGATATCTATTCCTACAAGATACCTGCATTCAGCAAATGAGATGTGTAATCTTGATGATGTGCAAGCATGTATAGATTTAGGACTTACATTCTGCAAAAATGAAATTAATATTTAATTATTTTTTGAACACTAAAAAAATTTTATAAAAGATTAAA from Spirochaetota bacterium includes:
- a CDS encoding M20/M25/M40 family metallo-hydrolase — protein: MNIKNKDFIFNEFGVSGREDKIKEKLKDFIKPYVDEILEDRNNSLIGLKKGTKKENKLKIMLSAHYDTIGLIVTYITKEGFLRFADVGWLPPYQIITKRVIFENGLSGIIYADEQENIKKGEKNKYFIDIGAKSEDEAKKMIKIGDMGAIYTPYIIQNNNIFSSWLDDRIGCFVLLEIMENLKNPLHDIYFVFSSQEEVGLRGARTSAFKIEPDIGLAFDVTGADDLIKKHNFYNSKLGEGAAIKIMDNSVISNKKLVNLLEKLAIENKIKYQMDILMGGGTDAGVIQLTKSGVITGGISIPTRYLHSANEMCNLDDVQACIDLGLTFCKNEINI